TTGTTTGAAATTGGAGCCGAAACCTTTGTTAAAAAACGTCTGGTTACTGTGTCAATTGAAGTTTTGCAAAACCTGATGAACCATAGCTACCGCGACAAAGGCAAGAAATACAAAATACCACATGAATTTGCAATTTTGTATGAACATGGTCATTTTATTGTAGTAAGTAGCAATTTGGTGGAAAATAAAAAAGCCATGATTTTGAAGGACAAACTAATTAAACTGAATAGTTTGGACAACGAAGCCATCAAATTTTTATACAACTTGGTTATTAAACAATCCTATACCAAATCGGGTGGCGCCGGATTGGGTTTGCTCGATATGCGCAGAAAAACAGGGTATCCGTTTGAATTCTTTATTGACCTAGAAGATAAACGGGTGTCGAGGTTCTTTTTTAAGGTGAAAATTCCTAATAAGAGTCTGGCAGATTTGTAGTTCCACTTGACCACCCCGGGAATAAATTCAGTTTTCCCAGGCATTTTCCTCTGATGAATGGAATTAAACCGTAGGTAATCGGTATACTTATTTTGGATTAGGAAGACAGACCAGACCCAAATTGGCGCATCAACCACTTTCGAACCGGCTCTTCGAAATAGCGAAAAACAAGTATGGATAGTACTTGAATAGCCAAAAACAAGGCCCAAATTTGTCCGTGGAAAAGCTGCAAAATCCAATCAGCCAAAGGACTCACATGGAATAGGTAAAAGGCATAAGACGAAGACCCAAGTAATACCATCATAGACTCCAATCCGGAGCCTAGCTTACCCGGAACTTGTTGAATTAATAACCACAAAACAGGAACTATTACCAAGGCCGGGAAAAGCACATTTTGAATAAGTATACCCAAAGAACCATAAATACCCCACCAGCGGAAATCGAATTTATAATAGTGGAACAAATAGAGCAAGACCAAACCCGAACTAAAAGCCCAAACCAAACTTGCCGAATGCAGAACCCGATACCGGAAAGTGTTGCCTGAAATACAAATCGATGCTAAGACCATTCCCAGCAAAAACTCCATAATCCTTCCAAACAACGAATAAATAAGCATATACTCTACCGAAGGCATAAAATTCCAAGGCATGTAAAAACCTAGATGCCAAACCAACATCAGGCCAAACAAATAAAACAACAAGCTTGATCCCAACAACAGCCATAACGACCTACGAAGCAAAAAAAGCAAAACAGGAAATAGGAGGTAAAACAAACCATCGATACTAAGAGTCCAGGACTGGCTAATTCCGGTAAAAACATACCTAGAAAAATAGGTTTTGGTCAAACTGAAATTAAGCCAGTAAATTTTGGTGTCGGAATTGGGTTGCAGGATAAAAAACAAGGTTAAAGCCAAGAAATACAATGGTAGAATTCTGGCAATTCTAGCCATATAAAATCCCTTTATCCAGCCATTGGCAGAAGTTTGGGCTATCGGCAAATAACGCAGCGTTAACAAGAAACCACTCAATACAAAAAACACATTCACCAACATAAACCAATCGGATGCCCAAGCGCTAAAAACCGAAGGGAAATGTTGTGGGTAACGTTCCACATAGTGAAAGAAGAAAATAGCCCATGCCACGATCGCTCGAAGAAAAGAAACAGAGGCGTTTCGTTGACTTAGGTCCAAGGCAAGTTTGTTTTCAGCTTGCATCAGGAAGGAAATTCCAAACCGGCCAATCGAATACCACCTGCATCATAAACCGGATATTCCTTTCCATTGATTTTCAACCTATCCCTTTCTCCTCCAAAAACAAACAAGGAACCTTTTCCTATGGATTTTTCATCCAACTCCACAACCACTTCACCTGAAACAAACTCCCATTTCTTTAGCTCTGCTCCCGGGAAAATATGCATATCGCTTCCAATAAATGACCCAAGTTCCTGTTTTACCTCCATCAATACCCTGGTTTCATAAGCCTGAATTTCAAGCTCCTTCCCTCCTGGAATAAATTTCAAATCCGATTCAAAAAACATGGCTTGGGGAAGAACAACTTGCTTAGTATCCTTGGTAAAATTACTATAGACCAAATAATTTCGCTGATGAATGGAAAATCGAATGGTAAAAAACTGCAAATCATTTACCACTTCCATGTTATCCTTTTGTAAGTGAGGAAAGGTTTTGCGGTAAAATGACAGTTGTGCCTCGCTGTATTTTGACAAATCGTCGGAGGTAAACACCAATCCGCCAAACAGATAATTGAGTACTAACAAGGTTTTGCGCTGATTATCTGACAAGTGGTTTTTTTCCTTTCTCCATATAAACACATCGGGATCATTGAAAAAAGCATTTCCATTCATGTTTCGCCTCGAAATGGTGCTGTTAAGCGATGAATTGGTACTTATTCTTTCCCTTACCTTTAGGTTCTTCATCCATTTGGTTTCCCAACCCGGGCTAATATCATTGCCAATACGGCAATAATCCACCTTTCCAAAAGCCGGACCTAAAGGAACTCCACAGCCCAATATCAGCTTATCACCACAAAGCTCTCTCAACAAATCCATGGCTTCACACATCATTTGTCCCCGACTTTTATTCTGATAAGGCACAAGAGCCGGTGCAAATAAAAAATCCAGTTTCACCAAATCAAATCCCCAGGTATTTAAAACCGTATCAAAAACCTGCTTCAGATAGGCTTTAACTTCTGGCTTATAAAAATTCAAGGCATAATACCAACCACTCCAAAGCGGGTTGTATCCGGCCCGTTGTAGGTGTTCTCCATCCGGACTAAATATCCAATCCGGATGTTCTTTAAAAATGAAGGAATCCTTTTCACAAATCAGCGGTGCCAACCACAATCCGGCTTTATATCCCTTCCGGTGAATGGCATCGGCAATGGGTTTCATACCATCCGGAAATTTTGAATTGGTATTTATCCAATCTCCGGTTGCTTTTTGATAGCCATCATCTATTTGAAATACATCAATTGGTATTTTAAGCCTTGAAAAGTTCTCCAGATTGGAATAAATAATTTCAGGATTTATTTTGGTATAATGCAAGTACCAACTTGTCCAACCGGTAATTGGTTTATTGGAATTGGATAAAAATCCATGACTTTGCCAGTAATGATTAAAAACTTCTTTTTCATTTCCAAATCCGGCAAAAAGATCAAGCACTAAACTTGGTTCAGTAAAGCTAATTCCGTTGATATCCTTTTTGATCAGGAATTTATTTTCTGGAACCAGGTGTTGAAAGATGGTATAGCCACAGCGTTCATTCAACGAACCATACATGGCCAATGCATTGGATTGATTTCGAATATAAGTATAGGTATAACCATGCAAATGTCCCTTTTGTCCGGAATATGGATAAAAAGTATAGTCCCCGCTTCGGCTGGTTAATTCATGTAAAAAACCGGCTACATTTTCCATTTTCTCCCAAATCCTAAACTCTCTCGAATCGGTCCAGCTTTGGTAACCATTGCAATAAATTTTGTCGTTGGTTTGGTATTTCCACTCCATTTCCAACTCCAATTTTCGAATCGTTACCTTGGTTTTAGGAATTAATTGCAGGGTTAACCTTCCATTACCACTCTTAGTGCTTTTAGTAGCCTTAATCTCCAAATCATTATTCGAAAACCCCGAAGTAGGCTCAAAAACTACTTCCTGTGGGGAGGCTCCCTCCAAACTGTAAACCATGCGTGCCAGCGAACGAATGGCCGGTGAAAAGAAAAATGTCTGAAAATCCATACCTCAAAAATAAGTGGTGAAGGATAAATACCTGTTGACCTTGCACAAATATTCTGGAATAAGCCTTTTCTTTG
This genomic interval from Bacteroidia bacterium contains the following:
- a CDS encoding alpha-galactosidase, translated to MDFQTFFFSPAIRSLARMVYSLEGASPQEVVFEPTSGFSNNDLEIKATKSTKSGNGRLTLQLIPKTKVTIRKLELEMEWKYQTNDKIYCNGYQSWTDSREFRIWEKMENVAGFLHELTSRSGDYTFYPYSGQKGHLHGYTYTYIRNQSNALAMYGSLNERCGYTIFQHLVPENKFLIKKDINGISFTEPSLVLDLFAGFGNEKEVFNHYWQSHGFLSNSNKPITGWTSWYLHYTKINPEIIYSNLENFSRLKIPIDVFQIDDGYQKATGDWINTNSKFPDGMKPIADAIHRKGYKAGLWLAPLICEKDSFIFKEHPDWIFSPDGEHLQRAGYNPLWSGWYYALNFYKPEVKAYLKQVFDTVLNTWGFDLVKLDFLFAPALVPYQNKSRGQMMCEAMDLLRELCGDKLILGCGVPLGPAFGKVDYCRIGNDISPGWETKWMKNLKVRERISTNSSLNSTISRRNMNGNAFFNDPDVFIWRKEKNHLSDNQRKTLLVLNYLFGGLVFTSDDLSKYSEAQLSFYRKTFPHLQKDNMEVVNDLQFFTIRFSIHQRNYLVYSNFTKDTKQVVLPQAMFFESDLKFIPGGKELEIQAYETRVLMEVKQELGSFIGSDMHIFPGAELKKWEFVSGEVVVELDEKSIGKGSLFVFGGERDRLKINGKEYPVYDAGGIRLAGLEFPS
- a CDS encoding acyltransferase, with amino-acid sequence MQAENKLALDLSQRNASVSFLRAIVAWAIFFFHYVERYPQHFPSVFSAWASDWFMLVNVFFVLSGFLLTLRYLPIAQTSANGWIKGFYMARIARILPLYFLALTLFFILQPNSDTKIYWLNFSLTKTYFSRYVFTGISQSWTLSIDGLFYLLFPVLLFLLRRSLWLLLGSSLLFYLFGLMLVWHLGFYMPWNFMPSVEYMLIYSLFGRIMEFLLGMVLASICISGNTFRYRVLHSASLVWAFSSGLVLLYLFHYYKFDFRWWGIYGSLGILIQNVLFPALVIVPVLWLLIQQVPGKLGSGLESMMVLLGSSSYAFYLFHVSPLADWILQLFHGQIWALFLAIQVLSILVFRYFEEPVRKWLMRQFGSGLSS
- a CDS encoding SiaB family protein kinase, producing the protein MTPAASLKEWKSYFNADDPIFSFRGKVTHKVVVKLVPLIEVKLFEIGAETFVKKRLVTVSIEVLQNLMNHSYRDKGKKYKIPHEFAILYEHGHFIVVSSNLVENKKAMILKDKLIKLNSLDNEAIKFLYNLVIKQSYTKSGGAGLGLLDMRRKTGYPFEFFIDLEDKRVSRFFFKVKIPNKSLADL